DNA sequence from the Daphnia carinata strain CSIRO-1 chromosome 8, CSIRO_AGI_Dcar_HiC_V3, whole genome shotgun sequence genome:
TAAGTAATTGGAATTCCAGTTTTAGTTTTTAGTGTTCTTCAATTATATCGACAAATATAAGCCCAATGTCAAATTAAGTTTAATCTGAACGTATACTCTGtaacaaatgtaaaagtaTCATCAAAAACCACAATAATTCAAAGTAAACTTAGTCATCAGCGATGATTATGATGTCCATGGGGTTTTCTACCTCTTGGCCACGAAAACATATTATCCAATACAGCTCGAACACataaaattgaaaaggaaaattaataaaaagcaaaattaaaaataacaaatatgacaacaaaaacaaatattgaatAATAATGAAGACAAAGTAGTGCCTTCGACACGTAGAGGAAGTGCCTTTATTAGTTTGAGATAATAGGTTAGGAAAGGGTTGACAGATGGGCGAAGTATCAAGTACTCACGTAATTGATTCCAATTGGCAACAGCTTTCGAGCTAGGGAGCGCATTAATATTTGACAGGTCTCACAATGGGTTTCCGACTGAATAATTTTGAGATGCGAAATTTGAGGTCTTTTTTCGccagcaaaataaaacaaggtgGAATATGGAAAGGGCGATATgattcgaaagaaaaacaatttaaatagGCTTTCAACATTCAGATAGCACAATATCTTCAAGAATTAATCATTCCCAAACTGTGAGACTCTAGGTGAGAAGCtgcgacaaaaaaaaatctattttacaacaaagaatgaaaggaaaagataaacacataagaaattaaaagaatacTATTATGCTACTTGTAGACGCCTTGGGTGTGAAAGCGTATGCTCTCATCCTATTGGTCTCATCGTTCTAATAATATCAAAGTCACAGATTATACACCAGGCGAACAATTGGTCAAGGAATAACGCGAGAAAAATACAGGAATTTATACCTCAACGTGACTGAAGTTCAGAATATGTATAAGGTAGAAGTATAGTGTATGGAGTATTCAGAATAGAAATAAGGTTTCGTCGCACATATGAATGAATCAAAACGTGGCTAGCGACTATTGGCAAAtacttgaaaatgaaaatccattTCTGTACTGACCGTCAGCCTGATTAGTCTGATCACACAATAAATGAGTGGCGAGTTTTCGTAGGCGATTCTCGAGAGCATCACTGATAGTACTATCTCGTTTGGACAGTGTCAAAGTCTTATCCTCTTTTAGAGGCCCTTTCGGCTGAAGTATCTTCTTTGTTAGTGTCTCAGAAAGATTTCCTTTGCCCTTTTCGATCACTGGTAAGTTTAACCATACTGGATTTTTACGAAGATCTGCTGCCTCTAGCCTACCTAGTCGCTGTCGCGCAGATTGAGAGCTTGGTGACTGTTGCGTTTCCAATGCTGTAACAAAGGTAGCCTGAAATCCAAGatgaatcttttatttttgttgttcagGTTTACCAAGGCAGGTAGTCCCCATCAAAACGATAGCTTCCGGCATCAACTTGCTAACTTGTCGGTTTATGTTCTTGCGCTGGTGCGTGACAATAGATATCTTTTTCAGGGCTGATTCCTGATTGACAATAGAAATGCCGGTGACATCCTAAATGGAaatatggaaagaaaaaaatatgaaagagAAGGAATCAATTTGTTTCCGACGTTCAAATAATTCGGTACGTACCCCACTGAAATGAGTTAAATTTCTATCCCGGTATGCCACTTCTTGCAGTAGTCGAagttttttctcattttccgCCAAATGTGCAATCTAAATAATGGATGCTGTGCAAAATTTTCAACCCAACAAGAGCTAACCAAATACCTCTTTTTCTAATAGAGAAGCTTGTAAATTCAGTATGATTTTTCGATCGCGTTCGATTTCTATTTCACGCATGATGGCTGTATGGTTTGCATGATCTTTGAACTGCGCCATTGCCGACATCATTTGATTGCAAACTTTGTCCAGATATACCTGTGGGGTTGACATACAACttcttattaaaaaaaaaaacatgaaaatctcaaggaaaaatttaattgGAATATAACTATAAAACGAGTTAGCAATAGGATTTAGCTTACGTTTAAGCATGTAAAAAGATTCGTGTGGTTTAATATAAATGTTTCAACTTAAGTTAATTGTTCAATGTGCAAGTAAGAATTGAGTTTGAAATGGCGGTAAAAGACTATTCTCGAAACAAGTTTCGCAAcacaaaactgaaaaaaaaaaatacttgaagTCCGCGCGGAATGTTGGTTGGGTCGCCAGGCAATTGTGTGGGTGGAATTTTATCCTGAAGAAAGATAGAAGATGCTGCAGTATTGGACGGTAACTGTTGATGGATACATCTTTGTCCAAGCGAGGTCTTTTGGGATTCAGAAGTATTTGCGCTATGTAATTCTGTGCCAGTCAAAGTGAAATCGGAAGAGGAATGTTTTCTTCTGCTACGTCCATCGCTTTTCCATTTCATGACTCGGTTAGGGGGTTTACGACATGAACCACCTGTTCCTGCAATAACCATTATTGCAGTATTAAAATGgcagaattttattttcctcttcttttagTATGGTACCAAACTAATGATCTCAAtctacatattttttaataattattattcCCTACCTTGCTCTACGTGATTCTGTCGGCCGAACTGAAATGGTTTCTGTTTGGTCGATCTTCCAGATAAAGTTGCTTGAATACACGTCATCGGCCCGGTGACACCGTCTATCACATTGTCTACGGGTGATGGAAGTGACTTTATGTTTGAATTGTGGGACGATTTATCGCATTGTAACGcccgattattttttttgctacggCCAACCCGTGGCAATCCATTTTCTTCCTGGACATAAAATCAGCAGgtagatgttaaaaaaaacaacatgtGTCTGCTTCATATTCAAACTTAcattaatttttgattttgttggtTGTTTATCGTTTAACTGGTTATAATAGAGTTccaactaaagaaaaaaggcactTTAAGGTgattcacaaaaatatttttcaagtaTATTACTCTGGTTCGATCAATAATGTGAAGATAGTAGGATACAGGTTTCCCAGTCCAAGAAACTGAGCCTCGGAGAAAGGGCAACTCAGACACATGAATAATCGTACCTATATCTGTACAGCGACCAAGGCATTTTAATGGTTATTAATTAACGATCTATTACTGTAAATAATTATGTAGCCACTGACCACTCAAATTGCGAGCgcttattttcacattgagGCGACAAAATGCTTTAGATGAGATGATACGAGTACCGTCCCTGAGATCAGCAAATCGTTCTGTAAAGACATTAAGAAAGAACAGGAAAAAcaaggaataaaaataaatacaaatttaCGGTTCAATAGCATATTTACCTTTTAACTGGTGGTCGAGATCGGGACCGAACGCAAAGTTATTTACAAAAACGACCGTAGACGAATAAATTTTTTCACTATGACGTTGGTCTAAAAAATCCCCTTTTATCAGCTGGTATTCTCCATAGGACTTTCCCCACCAACGCATCAACCGTCTGAAGTGGAAATCCATGTTCTGTGTTGTACCAAAAACAGTAAGATTAATGTATAAATTTCTTACGTaaactattctttttttattgacatgTTACCTTTGCAAAACGACTAGGCCATTCAGATCTCTCAATACCCCAGACCATTTTACAAGAAGTGGATGCAGCAACTTGAAGAACTATTTGACCCACTCCAGAACCGAGGTCAATGAAGATATCGTCCTCCGTCATGTTTATATTATCGATCAACTGACAGATCAGATCGTAAGACGTCTCACCATATACCTGCAAAAGGTTTGAATACTgaactattattttttctttatgcatGGTACTTTTGCTAAGTTGCACTAATCGGTTCGAAAACTACAAACCTCGGAAGAAAATGGTACATAATGATTAAGTTTTTCGGGATTTGCCACGGCTTTGTTGTAGACCTGTTGTAGAATGTGACGTAGAAGACCTCGCGAAGGCCGGTAATTTAACCGTTTCGATGGGCGTACGGCAATTTTCTGCTGTTACGTGGAAGCAACACAAGATAATTAATAAACACATCATGTAATTTTTTGTGTCctatttgtttcttatttcacAATGCCATAtttcactttttcaaaaatgttagTTTTTTCCACTGTTCTCTCTGACTACCTGGAAGTTaatgaataaagaaatatAATTGGTTTAAAGGCATACTTGTTGACAGTTGGTGTCAATGGCTCGATTATACTCTTCCACTAGTTTACTCATACTTTCATAACTGtaagagaaatgaattttctaaTATAAATGCACCTTAAAATATTTGTTCAAATTCGGTACATTTATTACCTGTTTGTATCGTAATTGCTAAGTATGTTATGGTTTATAGCAACTTCTGGGAAATCTACACAGACCCACCTAGTTTACAAACAAGGATTAGCAACAAAAACGTATAcatagataagaaaaaaagttaagcTTTTCCATTTACCTTATAGTTTCAACCAGCTCTATGGCCACATCAGTTTTGCCCTatgaaggaaaacaaaaaaactatctGAATAActgatttcaaaaaatatcacCTCAAAATGTAGAATTGGGTAGAAATAGTACTAACTGGTCAAAAATTAAATGGCTATTGTGGCGGAAGAAATTCCTACTTACCCCTTTGTGTCCAGGTGTTAAAGGCCACTTGTAGACATCAGGCTCAAAACCAACAGGGCTATGTAATCTTAACTCCAATGCCATAGTTGTGAATTGTGATGTTGCGATAATTGGTAACGGCAAACAGACTATGAACGTAAAAGCAAGGATGAAATACAAACGTACGGTACCCAGATTACTGTAGATCTATCATCCAAGTAATTGGATCCCTTGGACAGATTTAATTTACGTTAACTGAAGCTGCCTACAAGGTCCTAACGTGGATCTACAATTGGTTCCTTTAGGCATATCACGATAACATTTTTGATTCAATTACGATCAACGTATGAAggagacaaaaaaacgaacacgTGACGACTGGCGTGAACAGACTGTGTCACTGGCACGATGGGAAGGGGCTAAAACAGTAAACGACATCTGGTTTGGTTTAATATAGGCTTGCCTTTAGAGCAAatataatattaaaaaaaaataagcaacaAGTTCTCTGACGAAAGAGgggtttaaataaaattatggACTTAAAATCTATGAGCCCCAAATGTTATGCTTTACCACTGCATTGCCTCCAACGCATGATTCGTTCAGCTCTGGGGGAAGCCTTCTGTTGAACACCTCATCATTATGAAACAACTGTCGAATCCTCGAGCTTAGAACGACCGATTATATGAATAATTCTTCAAAGCTAAAGCTATAActtaaaattataattaacGACATCACTTCGGCAACTTTTTAGACCAAACTTGTGTTTGTGTACGAAATGGGAAGTGGTCGAATGCGATTCCGATAATGTCTCATTTTTCGCCAAAATTTCTCGTCGAGCTTTTGCTTATCGTTTTCCCAGTGATAAATCTTTGTTTTCCGGTTACATAGATTGAGTAGCTATACTTCCTTTATAAACACAGAATGTGTGATAGGAGTATTGCAGGTATTTTTTAACTATTGCACCCATTTCCTAATGTCCATCGGGTAACACATACAACTTGTTTCATTCACTGAAGTGTTCATTATAGCGCTGCGTGAAAATATGTTCGGAAACGTTGCAAGCCTTTTATTGGCAGTTTTGGTAGTAGTTAGTAATCCACTGCGTCATTTACAAAGCAAATCAAAATTTGCGATACTTGAATGTCGTCAAGCAACagattaattttatttttcctgtaACACCAAATGAATTTTCAGCTTTACAATCGCTGTTTCGCGTTACAAATACTATTATTCTACACTTTATCAATCTACAATAATTGCGTGTAATGCCCCAAATATTAAACTAGGCTGCTGTTCAATACTTTGTTCTAGTAAGtaacaagaaaattttcaatcaGTTGTTTCGTTTGAAGAAATAAATGCCAAATGGTCGACACAACATtttatgaaacaaaatttcagctaagaaaacaacaatatcGATGCAGTAGCAGAGTAATAAAAGGTAAAAGGCTCCTTCGAGACTGTAGAGGGAAAatggttctttctttttctttgaacgCTTCGTTAATAAAACTTGGTCGTTATTAACGACAGCGTCAAGCCAATGGTCAATTATCCCAGCTCCATTCAACTGGTGAATGATCTGTGTCATTGCGGATTTAAACGGAGCACCGCTATTCATAGCAATCGCAACAGGAAACGTACGCAAACATTCGCGCATTACATGGAGTCTTTGACGTGGATCTACACTGTGAACGGAAATGTTGTGCATCGTGCTAGGTGAGACCGTTGCTGACAAGTACttgagaaaatgtttgttCTCGTACAGCGCATTGACATTTTCTTGTCCCATAAGGACTTGAACGGTCATATTTGGGGGCACCAATCTCTGCCGGCGTCCGAGTTCAATGGTATCGGGATCGCTTGAATATTGGGCTAAATCTCGCACGAAGGTATTGAAACCGTAAGGCACCAGGTCACTGCGTACCAGTTGGGTTATTGTATCTATTGGTAGCATAGAAACTGGACTTCTGGCTAACCATGATATCAATCCTGTACGATAAACGGTGCCCAGAAGGAAACAGAAGAGCCACCAATTTGAAGTGTAAATGCGTACAGGCCATGAGGATTTCTCGTCGGATCCCGATCGTACGCCCGTGATGCTCTGAGCGTTGTAGATCATCGCTTCATTAAAGAAGCGCAATCGGTCACGTGAGCCGAAAATTTTATGGTAACACAGAGCCACCATTTGAATGAGTAATCCtccaaaaaagagagagaaacaggTTGCCACCCAAATGGAATTATCAAACGGTTTGATGAGGGCATAGGCTTGTGGCCATAATTCCGGTGGAGGCGTTAGAAAGGTAGAGCACGATATGTCGTAAGGATAGCTGAATTCTACCTGTTTGATGTAGTGTAACGTCATGAAAACGTTAGCCACACCCAAAGATGCTTCTCCGCGCGATACTTGACCAATCAATCCCGTCCAGGTACCATTGTCCAGCTTATTGCCCCATTTGGAGCCCGCTTGAGTTGAAGATGAAAATATTGGCTGGAATTGAAGAATTTTACCCATAACACGGATAAGATTGGGATCGCGGCCGCAGTTTTCGTCCTCGTCTTCTTTACATTTCACCGTTGTAGGAGGAACGGAGAAAGTCGACACCTTTACGGGACGATTCCGGTAGCTGAAAGTCTGGTCAAACAAGATTCGTTTTTGGTTGGCTTCGAGAACGTTTCCATCGTAAACTCCGATCATTTCAGACGCTTCCATCGTAGATAACAAACGGTGACGGTGGAAATGTAGAATTGGCTTGTTGacggcttttgtttttggacTCCAGGTGTAACGCTCTTCGATCCGGATCAAATCTAAATCATCGTTCTGGAGAACGTTATTGCCGTCGCTAAAAATCAGGAATGTTTTGGTACAATCAATTTGCTTTGAAGCTAAGGATTGCTGTAGAAATTCTTCTATAATCGAATTAGATTCGTCGTTGGCGATGATAAGGTAAGCGTCGCTGGATGgcatttttgaaatgaaaggGTAGTTATCTGGAGATAATTCCAACATAACTTTAGGGACCTGTATGTCTAGGATCCAATCGCTTTTGTCGCTGGTGGCATCTTGTGTAAATAAAATTGTTAACCTCTTCCATAGGAAACGGCCGTTTCGAGCCAGTTCGTTCACGAACTGGGTTTTCAGCTGTTGGTGATAATCTTCGGCAATGCCTGGAGAAAGCTGGAATGCTACAAGTAAAAAGAATAGCAAAACTTTGTTCATGTTGATTTTACCCGTGAAAAGCTGGATTGTTTCCAGTGCCGGAGTAAAACGACAACTGGTTTCCGAACAAACAAACTCGACGGCTTT
Encoded proteins:
- the LOC130704159 gene encoding glutamate receptor ionotropic, kainate 1-like, with the translated sequence MVLTFGSQIIFLSSMLRLTCKLAPTVSRGAQDLVKDVDIPCVSDQFELREAVHLFDIKYRLKLQMKTPFIDSKYSLDTQHAGLENVRVMKGKQLRPVKAVEFVCSETSCRFTPALETIQLFTAFQLSPGIAEDYHQQLKTQFVNELARNGRFLWKRLTILFTQDATSDKSDWILDIQVPKVMLELSPDNYPFISKMPSSDAYLIIANDESNSIIEEFLQQSLASKQIDCTKTFLIFSDGNNVLQNDDLDLIRIEERYTWSPKTKAVNKPILHFHRHRLLSTMEASEMIGVYDGNVLEANQKRILFDQTFSYRNRPVKVSTFSVPPTTVKCKEDEDENCGRDPNLIRVMGKILQFQPIFSSSTQAGSKWGNKLDNGTWTGLIGQVSRGEASLGVANVFMTLHYIKQVEFSYPYDISCSTFLTPPPELWPQAYALIKPFDNSIWVATCFSLFFGGLLIQMVALCYHKIFGSRDRLRFFNEAMIYNAQSITGVRSGSDEKSSWPVRIYTSNWWLFCFLLGTVYRTGLISWLARSPVSMLPIDTITQLVRSDLVPYGFNTFVRDLAQYSSDPDTIELGRRQRLVPPNMTVQVLMGQENVNALYENKHFLKYLSATVSPSTMHNISVHSVDPRQRLHVMRECLRTFPVAIAMNSGAPFKSAMTQIIHQLNGAGIIDHWLDAVVNNDQVLLTKRSKKKKEPFSLYSLEGAFYLLLLCYCIDIVVFLAEILFHKMLCRPFGIYFFKRNN
- the LOC130704253 gene encoding histone-lysine N-methyltransferase, H3 lysine-79 specific-like, which encodes MALELRLHSPVGFEPDVYKWPLTPGHKGGKTDVAIELVETIRWVCVDFPEVAINHNILSNYDTNSYESMSKLVEEYNRAIDTNCQQQKIAVRPSKRLNYRPSRGLLRHILQQVYNKAVANPEKLNHYVPFSSEVYGETSYDLICQLIDNINMTEDDIFIDLGSGVGQIVLQVAASTSCKMVWGIERSEWPSRFAKNMDFHFRRLMRWWGKSYGEYQLIKGDFLDQRHSEKIYSSTVVFVNNFAFGPDLDHQLKERFADLRDGTRIISSKAFCRLNVKISARNLSDIGTIIHVSELPFLRGSVSWTGKPVSYYLHIIDRTRLELYYNQLNDKQPTKSKINEENGLPRVGRSKKNNRALQCDKSSHNSNIKSLPSPVDNVIDGVTGPMTCIQATLSGRSTKQKPFQFGRQNHVEQGTGGSCRKPPNRVMKWKSDGRSRRKHSSSDFTLTGTELHSANTSESQKTSLGQRCIHQQLPSNTAASSIFLQDKIPPTQLPGDPTNIPRGLQVYLDKVCNQMMSAMAQFKDHANHTAIMREIEIERDRKIILNLQASLLEKEIAHLAENEKKLRLLQEVAYRDRNLTHFSGDVTGISIVNQESALKKISIVTHQRKNINRQVSKLMPEAIVLMGTTCLALETQQSPSSQSARQRLGRLEAADLRKNPVWLNLPVIEKGKGNLSETLTKKILQPKGPLKEDKTLTLSKRDSTISDALENRLRKLATHLLCDQTNQADGQYRNGFSFSSICQ